The Deltaproteobacteria bacterium nucleotide sequence TGAGAAGGTGATCCATGACCCGAATCAACCGATCGACACGGACAAGAGGGTCATCATCGGGGCCGGATTTGAGCCTGGAAGCTCCACCGATCTTCGGGCCGTGCAGTTGGCCGAGCGCTTCGGGGCAGGTCAGGTGATCAATATGTCCAATATCGATTACGTGTACAGCAATGATCCCAAAAAGAACCCCGATGCCGTAAAGCTGACCCGCATATCTTGGGACGATTTCAGAAAACTGGTAGGCGATGAGTGGGATCCCGGCCTCAATATGCCCTTTGACCCTGTTGCCTCCCGGGCTGCTGCGACCATAGGCCTGAGAGTGGTCATCATCGGAAACGATGTGGGGAATCTTGAAAGGCTGTTGAAGGGCGAACCCTTCAGGGGAACGACCATTACCTGAGGCATGAGGCGCAAGACAAGGACGGGCATTGGTTTGACCCTATGGTCAATCACAACCTTTCCCTGACAATGACCGTCAGCCCGACCCAACGATTCTCATTTTGTAACATGTGGTAGCGGTTTCCGAGCCGCGAAGCGTCGTGGCATTCGGCCGGCATCCGGCATCAATTCCGGCTACCGCCAGCCGGCCATGATCTCCATGCAGGTCCGGTTCATTTCCACGGCCCGGGCTTCGGTGTCGGCTTCAGTGTAGCACCGGAACTCAGGGGCGTTGCCCGAAGGCCGTAAGTGGACGATCTCTTGGTTTTCAAAGGTGATGCGCAGTCCGTCTGTGGTATCGATCGAGGCGACGGCCCCGAAATACTCGCTGAAAACAGCCTCAAGGGTTGCCCTGTCTTCGACCTCGTCTCCGGTATAAAGTTCACTGAGCCTGGCCCTGCTCTTTTCCGTTGGGAAATCCTTCAGACGGTTGCTGTAGGTGAACCGCTGGGGCAGTTTTAAGACCAGTTGGCTGAGGGTCTCTTGTTCCTGAATGGAGAGAAGAAGGATGGCGATATGGAGGATCACCGCATCCCGGGTGGGGAGCGCGGTCAGTGTCCGGCCTCCGTATTCCATGTCGGAGGCCAGCAGAAAGCCGCCGTTGGCCTCATATCCCACCACCCGTTGAAACCCGTCTTGAAGCGCCTGCGCCATCCCTTCGATCACATAGGGCGAGCCGATCCGGGTGCGGTAAACCTTGCGGAAGCGTCCGCACTTTTCCACGGCGGAATTGCACGATATCGGGGTTGCCACTGCATCGGCCTTGAAAAAGGCCGCGCAGAGGATACCGGCCACGTCTCCCCGCAGCCACTTCCCATGTTCATCGCTGATCAGGGGCCTGTCACTGTCGCCGTCCGTCGAGACGATGGCGTCAAATCCGTAATCCTTTGACCACTGCCTGGCAGCAGCGACATCCTCGGGCCGGATCGCCTCGGTGTCCACCGGAACGAATATTTCGGAAAGTCCCAGGGGAATAATCTCCGCGCCCAGGCCGGAAAGGATGGTAACCATCAGATCTCGGCCCACCGCAGAGTGTTGATACACACCGATCCGTTTTCCATGCAGGGCGTCATAATGAAAGAATCGGAGATACCGGTCCACATAAAGATCCATGGCCTCCGGATCAGGGACAAACTCTGCCTGCTTTGAGGTGAACATCCCCCTGTTGTCAAAAAGTCCCGGGGGGAGGGCGATCTCCTGTTGCCGGATACCGGCTTCATCCTGTTTGAGGATCTCCCCTCCCTTCTTGGTATATTTGATGCCGTTTCGATCTTCCGGGATGTGACTCCCTGTCACCATAATCGTGGGGATTTTTTTCACCAGGCCGTAATGGGCCAGTGCGGGCGACGGGAGCCTGCCGCAAAAACAGGGCTCATGGCCTCTGTCTGAAACGGCCCTCCCTGCGGCCTTCATGATCCGATCGGTACTGGCACGAAGGTCACCGCCCACTGCAATGACCCCCGGGGCATCCAGTTCCTTCTGCTCCTCCAAATACTGGACAAAGGCTGCGGTGTAGGCATAGCACACCCGGTCGGTCATATGGTCCGCCAGACCGCGGGCCCCGCTGGTCCCGAATGTCACCCCGCTCCGGGCCATCATGTCGTTGATCCTGACTGTTTCTCCCATCTTTCTCTCTGTCCCTCGACAATTGAACAAGATTTCCCTGCAAATTGCGGCGCATCCCCGATCACCGGCACCACATCACCGATGACAGCCCATCGGGTATTTTCATCTTAAACATTAGATAGTTGTCCCGGCCTTCGACTGCCGGATATCTTCATTTGTCCGGCTCAATGAAAAATAATTGAGAATCAGATAATTGGATGTTAAGATAATGTCCGGATTCCTGCAACAAGATCTTTCCAATCGGACCGGCGAAGGGGTGTTCATATCAAAACCCACCGCCTTTTTTAAAAACGTGATCACCGTTGAATGAAGAGGAGGCAGCCCATGGAAAAGAAGATACTGGTGGCCTTTGATGATTCCGAAAACGCCATGCGCGGGGTGGAATTTATCACAAAAACCTTTACCCCCAACCACAAAGTCACCCTGTTCAGCGTCCTTCCGGACACGGCCGCCGCCTGCGAGATTTTCAGTCCTGAACTAACGACCTATTTTCTCACCCAGAGGGAGCTTTTCTGTTCCATGCAGGACAAAAAAACAGAACTGATCAAGGAGGCCGTCACCAAGGCCAAGCAACGCCTGATGGACGCAGGTTTTCCAGAAAGCAATATCTCCGCCGAGATTGAACCCCAGAAAAGGGGGGTGGCAAGGGATATCATTGATAAGGCC carries:
- the pyrH gene encoding UMP kinase, with translation MGLEMETLVISLGGSIIVPGEIDTIFLQRFREIILTLEQKRFLIICGGGTISRKYQNVAKDITTVTKADLDWIGIQATRLNAELVRAMFGTMAHEKVIHDPNQPIDTDKRVIIGAGFEPGSSTDLRAVQLAERFGAGQVINMSNIDYVYSNDPKKNPDAVKLTRISWDDFRKLVGDEWDPGLNMPFDPVASRAAATIGLRVVIIGNDVGNLERLLKGEPFRGTTIT
- a CDS encoding phosphomannomutase produces the protein MARSGVTFGTSGARGLADHMTDRVCYAYTAAFVQYLEEQKELDAPGVIAVGGDLRASTDRIMKAAGRAVSDRGHEPCFCGRLPSPALAHYGLVKKIPTIMVTGSHIPEDRNGIKYTKKGGEILKQDEAGIRQQEIALPPGLFDNRGMFTSKQAEFVPDPEAMDLYVDRYLRFFHYDALHGKRIGVYQHSAVGRDLMVTILSGLGAEIIPLGLSEIFVPVDTEAIRPEDVAAARQWSKDYGFDAIVSTDGDSDRPLISDEHGKWLRGDVAGILCAAFFKADAVATPISCNSAVEKCGRFRKVYRTRIGSPYVIEGMAQALQDGFQRVVGYEANGGFLLASDMEYGGRTLTALPTRDAVILHIAILLLSIQEQETLSQLVLKLPQRFTYSNRLKDFPTEKSRARLSELYTGDEVEDRATLEAVFSEYFGAVASIDTTDGLRITFENQEIVHLRPSGNAPEFRCYTEADTEARAVEMNRTCMEIMAGWR
- a CDS encoding universal stress protein — its product is MEKKILVAFDDSENAMRGVEFITKTFTPNHKVTLFSVLPDTAAACEIFSPELTTYFLTQRELFCSMQDKKTELIKEAVTKAKQRLMDAGFPESNISAEIEPQKRGVARDIIDKAASGYDIIVIGRRGLSAIKEFFLGSVSQKVIHSAGDISVVLVG